In Streptomyces chartreusis, the following proteins share a genomic window:
- a CDS encoding MFS transporter, with product MTVTRTGESARDADPRRWWGLVIIALAQLMVVLDATIVNIALPSAQADLGMTDGNRQWVITAYTLAFGGLLLLGGRIADLVGRKRTFVIGLIGFAAASALGGAATTAGMLFGARALQGVFAAVLAPSALSLLTTTFTDPKERGKAFGIYGALAGSGSAIGFIVGGLLTEYLDWRWCLYVNVPIAVIAVFGALALLHDSPVQAGARLDVPGVLLGCGGLVAIVYGFAEAEPRGWTDPLVLSLFTGGVALLAAFVWWQARAPMPLLPLHIVKDRNRAGCFLTMALAVIGMFGLFLFMTYYLQVILEYSPVLTGLAFLPLTAAIIIGSTQIAARLLNHVAPRVLMGPGALLATIGMVLLTRLTVHSSYASEILPALILMGLGMGLIFMPVFATATAGVAPQDSGVTSATVNTSQQVGGSIGTALLNTIATSSSAAYITAHLTDPAQRDLVTREGVVHGYTVAIWWAAAIMLMAGLVATLMVTAKAPKHGAPHETPTPEPVT from the coding sequence GTGACCGTCACCCGAACGGGTGAATCAGCCCGAGACGCGGATCCCCGCCGCTGGTGGGGGCTGGTGATCATCGCGCTCGCGCAGCTCATGGTCGTCCTGGACGCGACCATCGTGAACATCGCGCTCCCCTCCGCACAGGCCGACCTCGGCATGACCGACGGCAACCGCCAGTGGGTGATCACCGCCTACACGCTGGCCTTCGGCGGACTGCTGCTGCTCGGCGGCCGGATAGCCGACCTCGTGGGCCGCAAGCGCACCTTCGTCATCGGCCTGATCGGCTTCGCCGCCGCCTCCGCGCTCGGCGGTGCCGCCACCACGGCCGGCATGCTCTTCGGCGCCCGCGCCCTCCAGGGCGTCTTCGCCGCAGTCCTGGCCCCCTCGGCCCTGTCGCTGCTGACCACGACGTTCACCGACCCCAAGGAGCGCGGCAAGGCGTTCGGCATCTACGGCGCCCTGGCCGGCAGCGGCAGCGCGATCGGGTTCATCGTCGGCGGACTGCTCACGGAGTACCTGGACTGGCGCTGGTGCCTGTACGTCAACGTGCCCATCGCCGTGATCGCCGTCTTCGGCGCACTCGCCCTGCTGCACGACAGCCCAGTCCAGGCCGGCGCCCGCCTGGACGTGCCCGGCGTGCTGCTCGGGTGCGGCGGCCTGGTCGCCATCGTCTACGGCTTCGCCGAGGCGGAGCCGCGCGGCTGGACCGACCCGCTGGTGCTCTCCCTGTTCACGGGCGGCGTCGCCCTGCTAGCGGCCTTCGTCTGGTGGCAGGCCAGGGCACCGATGCCCCTGCTGCCGCTGCACATCGTCAAGGACCGCAACCGCGCCGGCTGCTTCCTCACCATGGCGCTGGCCGTGATCGGCATGTTCGGGCTGTTCCTGTTCATGACCTACTACCTCCAGGTCATCCTGGAGTACTCGCCGGTGCTGACCGGCCTGGCCTTCCTGCCGCTCACCGCCGCGATCATCATCGGCTCGACGCAGATCGCCGCCCGTCTGCTGAACCATGTGGCGCCCCGCGTTCTCATGGGCCCGGGCGCCCTGCTCGCGACCATCGGCATGGTGCTGCTGACCCGGCTGACGGTGCACTCGTCGTACGCGAGCGAGATCCTGCCCGCGCTGATCCTGATGGGCCTCGGCATGGGCCTGATCTTCATGCCGGTGTTCGCCACGGCCACGGCGGGTGTGGCCCCGCAGGACTCCGGCGTGACCTCGGCGACCGTCAACACCTCGCAGCAGGTGGGCGGCTCGATCGGCACGGCCCTGCTGAACACGATCGCGACGAGCAGCAGCGCCGCCTACATCACGGCCCATCTGACCGACCCGGCCCAGCGGGACCTGGTCACCCGGGAGGGCGTGGTGCACGGCTACACGGTCGCCATCTGGTGGGCCGCCGCGATCATGCTCATGGCCGGCCTGGTCGCGACCCTGATGGTCACGGCGAAGGCGCCGAAACACGGGGCACCGCACGAGACCCCGACCCCGGAACCGGTGACCTGA
- a CDS encoding DUF4037 domain-containing protein produces MSPTNMRRPSNSPTSEAEFVPGLELSRRFYTDAVRPLLEEAAPGVPHSAARIGSGSEVLGHDTPRSADHEWGPRLQVFLHRHDVPRHAARIRHVLAEHLPKTFLGHPTNFALTGAADRDIRVMRATEGPVHHRVEVTGAAIWFNDTLGFDPAQGLTTADWLATPTQLLAEVTAGAVFHDGLHTLTPLRRALRWYPHDVWLYVLACQWQRIAQEEAFVGRAGEVGDELGSAVTAARLARDLMRLCLLMDRRYPPYGKWLGSAFARTAAGPRLSPVLTAALAATDWHTRERHLAHAYEIVAHQHNDLHLTDRVSPSTRPYHSRPFEVLRADRFTTALLARIGDPVLKDMPPVGTVDQFVDSTDALTRPRLARTLSHDARKP; encoded by the coding sequence ATGAGCCCCACGAATATGCGCCGCCCCTCCAACTCCCCCACGTCCGAGGCCGAGTTCGTCCCCGGTCTCGAACTCTCCCGCCGCTTCTACACCGACGCGGTGCGGCCGCTGCTGGAGGAGGCCGCTCCCGGCGTCCCCCACTCGGCCGCCCGTATCGGCAGCGGTTCCGAGGTGCTCGGCCACGACACGCCGCGCTCGGCCGACCATGAATGGGGCCCACGCCTCCAGGTGTTCCTGCACCGCCACGACGTGCCCCGGCACGCCGCCCGGATCAGACACGTGCTGGCCGAGCACCTCCCGAAGACGTTCCTCGGCCACCCCACGAACTTCGCGCTCACCGGGGCGGCCGACCGGGACATCCGCGTCATGCGCGCCACCGAAGGCCCCGTCCACCACCGCGTCGAAGTCACCGGCGCCGCCATCTGGTTCAACGACACCCTCGGCTTCGACCCGGCCCAGGGCCTCACGACGGCCGACTGGCTGGCCACCCCCACCCAGCTGCTCGCCGAGGTCACCGCGGGCGCCGTGTTCCACGACGGGCTGCACACCCTCACCCCGTTACGCCGCGCGTTGCGCTGGTACCCCCATGACGTCTGGCTGTACGTCCTGGCCTGCCAGTGGCAGCGCATCGCGCAGGAGGAGGCGTTCGTGGGCCGCGCAGGCGAGGTCGGCGACGAACTGGGCTCCGCCGTCACCGCCGCCCGCCTGGCCCGCGACCTGATGCGGCTGTGCCTGCTGATGGACCGCCGCTATCCGCCGTACGGCAAATGGCTCGGAAGCGCCTTCGCCCGCACCGCCGCCGGGCCCCGGCTGTCCCCCGTCCTGACGGCCGCGCTCGCCGCGACGGACTGGCACACCCGGGAACGCCATCTCGCTCACGCCTACGAGATCGTCGCCCACCAGCACAACGACCTGCACCTGACCGACCGCGTCTCCCCCAGCACCCGCCCGTACCACTCCCGCCCCTTCGAGGTCCTGCGCGCCGACCGCTTCACGACCGCCCTGCTCGCCCGCATAGGCGACCCGGTGCTGAAGGACATGCCGCCCGTCGGCACGGTGGACCAGTTCGTCGACAGCACCGACGCCCTGACCCGCCCCCGGCTGGCCCGCACCCTGAGCCACGACGCCCGAAAGCCGTGA
- a CDS encoding GNAT family N-acetyltransferase, translated as MILDPLPLTPDHDIPAPVLTELTALYASNREFHALSGDFPDPDDVRPEQVATALADELAVPGAEVLLARSEGRLVAIAITLAQHPDPVDPDPWIGLLMVDATTHGKGYGRQLATLVEDRFRAAGRTAVRLAVLDNNPKALAFWSALGYDTIAYGRDRELDRPCTVLQKQLA; from the coding sequence ATGATCCTCGACCCCCTCCCCCTCACCCCGGACCACGACATCCCGGCGCCGGTCCTCACCGAACTCACCGCCCTCTACGCCTCCAACCGCGAGTTCCACGCGCTCAGCGGCGACTTCCCCGACCCCGACGACGTCCGCCCGGAGCAGGTGGCCACCGCGCTGGCCGACGAGTTGGCGGTCCCCGGGGCGGAGGTGCTGCTGGCCCGCAGCGAGGGCCGTCTGGTCGCCATCGCCATCACCCTGGCCCAGCACCCGGACCCGGTCGACCCGGACCCGTGGATCGGACTGCTGATGGTGGACGCCACGACCCACGGCAAGGGATACGGCCGGCAGCTGGCCACCCTCGTGGAGGACCGTTTCCGCGCGGCGGGCCGCACCGCCGTACGCCTGGCCGTCCTCGACAACAACCCCAAGGCCCTCGCCTTCTGGTCGGCCCTCGGCTACGACACCATCGCCTACGGCCGCGACCGCGAACTCGACCGCCCCTGCACGGTCCTGCAGAAGCAGCTGGCCTGA
- a CDS encoding M1 family metallopeptidase — translation MSRSAPVVPARPTVRLPWPDRPLPAARISRVVACGLLALALTACGGVHGTPGGSGVRDPYFPKAGNDGYDVKHYGLDLAYDPGERHLGGTAEITARAEKDLSAFDLDLKGMDVEKVSVEGRAARWSRNGQELVVRPHDDLEEGETFRVTVRYSGTPQTLTDPDGSKEGWLPTDTGALALGEPAGSMVWFPGNHHPSDKASYDISVTVPKGLEAVSNGEPAGRTTRGGRTTFRWRTAEPMAGYVATLAIGDYDIARSTVTTTEEDLPVYTAVAPDQAGPARKVLARIPEIMEWAEYNFGPYPFSSTGAIVAGEGDAEYALETQNRPVFPGAPGTELLVHELVHQWFGNSVTPKSWRDMWLNEGFATYAEWLWEEDNDGDSAQETFDDLYEHGEDEHEDLWDFPPAEPTSAGHISDSPVYERGAMVLHKIRQKVGDDTFYDIVQGWAATHRHGNADTADFTSYVEKKAPDEDFTTIWKDWLYGDGRPEHP, via the coding sequence GTGTCCCGTTCCGCACCTGTTGTCCCGGCCCGTCCGACCGTACGGCTCCCGTGGCCCGACCGGCCGCTCCCGGCCGCACGGATCTCCCGGGTCGTCGCCTGCGGCCTGCTCGCCCTGGCCCTCACGGCGTGCGGCGGGGTGCACGGCACCCCGGGCGGTTCCGGCGTGCGCGACCCGTACTTCCCCAAGGCGGGCAACGACGGCTACGACGTCAAGCACTACGGCCTCGACCTCGCCTACGACCCCGGCGAGCGCCACCTCGGCGGCACCGCCGAGATCACCGCACGCGCCGAGAAGGACCTGTCCGCCTTCGACCTCGATCTGAAGGGCATGGACGTCGAGAAGGTGTCGGTGGAGGGCAGGGCCGCGCGCTGGAGCCGCAACGGCCAGGAGCTGGTCGTCCGGCCGCACGACGACCTGGAGGAGGGCGAGACGTTCCGGGTCACCGTCCGCTACTCCGGAACCCCGCAGACCCTCACCGACCCCGACGGGTCCAAGGAGGGCTGGCTGCCGACCGACACCGGCGCGCTCGCCCTCGGGGAGCCGGCGGGGTCCATGGTGTGGTTCCCCGGCAACCACCACCCGTCGGACAAGGCGTCGTACGACATCTCGGTCACCGTGCCGAAGGGGCTGGAGGCCGTGTCGAACGGCGAGCCGGCCGGGCGGACCACTCGCGGGGGCCGCACGACCTTCCGCTGGCGCACGGCCGAACCCATGGCCGGCTATGTCGCGACGCTCGCCATCGGCGACTACGACATCGCCCGCTCCACGGTCACCACGACCGAGGAGGACCTGCCCGTGTACACCGCCGTCGCCCCGGACCAGGCCGGCCCCGCGCGCAAGGTGCTGGCGCGGATCCCCGAGATCATGGAGTGGGCGGAGTACAACTTCGGCCCCTACCCCTTCTCCTCCACCGGCGCGATCGTCGCGGGCGAGGGCGACGCCGAGTACGCCCTGGAGACCCAGAACCGGCCCGTCTTCCCGGGCGCCCCCGGCACCGAACTCCTCGTCCACGAGCTCGTCCACCAGTGGTTCGGCAACTCCGTGACCCCGAAGAGCTGGCGGGACATGTGGCTGAACGAGGGCTTCGCGACCTACGCGGAGTGGCTGTGGGAGGAGGACAACGACGGCGACTCCGCCCAGGAGACCTTCGACGACCTCTACGAACACGGCGAGGACGAGCACGAGGACCTCTGGGACTTCCCGCCCGCCGAGCCCACGAGCGCCGGCCACATCTCCGACTCGCCCGTCTACGAACGCGGCGCGATGGTCCTGCACAAGATCCGCCAGAAGGTCGGCGACGACACCTTCTACGACATCGTCCAGGGCTGGGCCGCCACCCACCGCCACGGCAACGCGGACACCGCCGACTTCACGTCCTACGTCGAGAAGAAGGCCCCGGACGAGGACTTCACGACCATCTGGAAGGACTGGCTGTACGGCGACGGCCGGCCCGAGCACCCGTAG
- a CDS encoding zinc-binding dehydrogenase — protein sequence MHAIRLHTFGPAENLSYEVTDDPAPGPGQVRIAVAAAGVHLLDTALREGIQGPAPEPPTLPTIPGREVAGVVESLGEGVARLWLGKRVVAHLGFAPGGYAELAVTDVDRVHEIPADLDFAQAVAMIGTGRTAMGILQFAELGPDAVAVIPAAAGGIGTLLVQYARNAGAVVVGLAGGPEKAARVRENGADLAVDYTDPAWPGKVRAFLGGRGATVVLDGVGGDVARECVALLAPGGRHLVFGWSGQGLRNGEPYLVDGVSENVLGPAMMRRAGGPNPVQTLELRALAEAAAGRLTPSVQRFPLAGAAAAHRALETRATTGKVVLEP from the coding sequence ATGCACGCCATCCGACTGCACACCTTCGGCCCGGCCGAGAACCTCTCCTACGAGGTGACCGACGACCCCGCACCAGGACCCGGCCAGGTCCGGATCGCCGTGGCGGCGGCCGGCGTCCACCTCCTCGACACGGCCCTGCGCGAAGGCATCCAGGGCCCGGCACCCGAGCCGCCCACGCTGCCCACGATCCCCGGCCGTGAGGTCGCCGGAGTCGTCGAGTCCCTCGGCGAGGGCGTCGCGCGACTCTGGCTCGGCAAGCGGGTCGTCGCCCACCTCGGCTTCGCGCCGGGCGGCTACGCCGAGCTCGCCGTCACCGACGTCGACCGGGTCCACGAGATCCCGGCCGATCTCGACTTCGCTCAGGCCGTCGCCATGATCGGCACGGGCCGTACGGCGATGGGGATCCTCCAGTTCGCCGAGCTCGGCCCGGACGCGGTGGCCGTGATCCCGGCGGCGGCCGGCGGCATCGGCACCCTGCTCGTGCAGTACGCCAGGAACGCGGGCGCGGTCGTCGTGGGCCTGGCCGGCGGGCCGGAGAAGGCCGCCCGGGTGCGGGAGAACGGCGCCGATCTCGCCGTCGACTACACCGACCCGGCGTGGCCCGGGAAGGTGCGCGCCTTCCTCGGCGGGCGCGGCGCCACCGTCGTCCTCGACGGCGTCGGCGGCGACGTGGCCCGCGAGTGCGTCGCCCTGCTCGCGCCCGGCGGCCGGCACCTCGTCTTCGGCTGGTCGGGCCAGGGCCTGCGCAACGGCGAGCCCTACCTCGTCGACGGCGTCTCCGAGAACGTGCTCGGCCCCGCGATGATGCGCAGGGCCGGCGGCCCCAACCCCGTACAGACCCTCGAACTGCGTGCGCTGGCCGAGGCCGCCGCGGGCCGGCTCACCCCGTCCGTGCAGCGCTTCCCGCTCGCCGGGGCGGCGGCCGCCCATCGCGCCCTGGAAACCCGCGCGACCACCGGAAAGGTGGTGCTGGAGCCATGA
- a CDS encoding NAD(P)/FAD-dependent oxidoreductase — protein sequence MSSSVSDAVNGGISFWYADDGLPAAREPLGGDASADVVIVGGGYTGLWTAYYLKQAVPFLRITVLEQKFCGYGASGRNGGWLYNGIAGRDRYAKLHGHEAAVRLQRAMNDTVDEVIRVAEAEGFDAGIHKGGVLEVARTPSQLTRLKEFHAQELAFGEKDRELYDARRTAERIKVADAVGSTWTPHGARVHPVKLVKGLAAAVEALGVTIHELTPVTEIRPKHAVTPYGTVRAPYVLRCTEGFTANLKGQHRTWLPMNSSMIATEPLTDEQWESVGWDGRETLGDMAHAYMYAQRTADGRIALGGRGVPYRFGSRTDNDGRTQPETVEALREILVGFFPSLAGVRVEHAWSGVLGVPRDWCATVTLDRTSGLGWAGGYVGSGVATANLAARTLRDLVQIDSGQGVRTELTDLPWVGHKVRKWEPEPLRWLGVHGLYAAYRAADRRESSTPSAESSRAARVADRIAGRH from the coding sequence ATGAGCAGCTCGGTCAGTGACGCCGTGAACGGCGGGATCTCCTTCTGGTACGCCGACGACGGCCTCCCTGCGGCGCGCGAGCCGCTCGGCGGGGACGCCTCCGCGGACGTGGTGATCGTGGGCGGTGGGTACACGGGACTGTGGACGGCCTACTACCTGAAGCAGGCGGTTCCCTTCCTCCGGATCACCGTCCTTGAACAGAAGTTCTGCGGGTACGGGGCCTCGGGGCGCAACGGCGGCTGGCTGTACAACGGCATCGCGGGGCGCGACCGGTACGCCAAGCTGCACGGCCACGAGGCGGCCGTACGCCTCCAGCGGGCCATGAACGACACCGTGGACGAGGTGATCCGGGTCGCGGAGGCGGAGGGTTTCGACGCCGGGATCCACAAGGGCGGCGTGCTCGAAGTCGCCCGTACGCCCTCGCAGTTGACGCGGCTGAAGGAGTTCCACGCGCAGGAGCTGGCATTCGGCGAGAAGGACCGTGAGCTGTACGACGCCCGGCGGACCGCCGAGCGGATCAAGGTGGCCGACGCGGTCGGCTCGACGTGGACACCGCACGGGGCACGGGTGCACCCGGTGAAGCTGGTGAAGGGGCTCGCGGCGGCCGTCGAGGCGCTCGGCGTGACCATCCACGAGCTGACGCCGGTCACCGAGATCCGGCCCAAGCACGCCGTCACCCCGTACGGCACCGTCCGCGCGCCCTATGTCCTGCGCTGCACCGAGGGGTTCACGGCGAACCTCAAGGGCCAGCACCGGACCTGGCTGCCGATGAACTCCTCGATGATCGCCACCGAGCCGCTGACCGACGAGCAGTGGGAGTCGGTGGGCTGGGACGGGCGCGAGACGCTCGGCGACATGGCGCACGCCTACATGTACGCCCAGCGCACGGCCGACGGGCGGATCGCGCTGGGCGGGCGCGGGGTGCCGTACCGCTTCGGGTCGCGGACGGACAACGACGGGCGCACGCAGCCCGAGACCGTCGAGGCGCTGCGGGAGATCCTGGTCGGCTTCTTCCCGTCGCTGGCCGGGGTGCGGGTCGAGCACGCGTGGTCGGGGGTGCTGGGCGTGCCGCGCGACTGGTGCGCGACCGTCACGCTGGACCGGACGAGCGGGCTCGGCTGGGCGGGCGGTTACGTCGGCTCCGGCGTCGCCACCGCGAACCTCGCGGCGCGGACCCTGCGGGACCTGGTGCAGATCGACTCCGGGCAGGGCGTGCGCACCGAGCTGACGGATCTGCCGTGGGTCGGGCACAAGGTGCGCAAGTGGGAGCCGGAGCCGCTGCGCTGGCTGGGCGTGCACGGGCTGTACGCCGCGTACCGGGCGGCGGACCGGCGGGAGTCCAGCACACCGAGCGCCGAGTCGTCCCGGGCGGCACGGGTGGCGGACCGCATCGCGGGGCGGCACTGA
- a CDS encoding aminoglycoside phosphotransferase family protein — MIDIPDELIAQHVRYDGEAGRAYVASLAARATRFLEHWELRPDGPTMYGRCALVVPVLRADGTPAVLKLQDVDEETVGEPVALRAWHGDGAVRLLDSDDATGTLLLERLDADRLLDDLPDSREATLVVARLLARLTTTEAPPDLRRLGDLADSMLDRTPAALEETPDPATRRVLADCTAALREVADAPGDRLLHWDLHFENVLAADRAPWLAIDPKPLAGDPGFDLFPALWNRFDADEVLWRFDAMTEVLGLDRARARAWTLGRVLQNSLWQIEEGEAPLDAHLEIARRLRKHPC; from the coding sequence GTGATCGACATTCCGGACGAGCTCATCGCCCAGCACGTGCGCTACGACGGAGAGGCGGGCCGCGCCTACGTCGCCTCACTCGCGGCACGCGCCACGCGCTTCCTGGAGCACTGGGAGCTGCGCCCGGACGGGCCGACGATGTACGGCCGCTGCGCGCTGGTCGTGCCGGTGCTGCGGGCCGACGGGACACCGGCCGTGCTCAAGCTCCAGGACGTCGACGAGGAGACCGTCGGCGAGCCGGTCGCGCTGCGGGCGTGGCACGGCGACGGAGCGGTCCGGCTCCTGGATTCCGACGACGCCACCGGCACCCTGCTCCTGGAACGCCTGGACGCGGACCGCCTCCTGGACGACCTCCCGGACTCCCGGGAGGCCACCCTGGTCGTCGCCCGCCTGCTGGCCCGCCTCACCACCACCGAGGCCCCGCCGGACCTGCGCCGCCTGGGCGACCTCGCGGATTCCATGCTGGACCGCACACCCGCGGCCCTGGAGGAGACCCCCGACCCCGCTACCCGCCGCGTCCTCGCCGACTGCACGGCGGCGCTGCGCGAGGTCGCGGACGCTCCCGGCGACCGGCTCCTGCACTGGGACCTGCACTTCGAGAACGTCCTCGCCGCCGACCGCGCCCCCTGGCTCGCCATCGACCCCAAGCCCCTGGCGGGCGACCCCGGTTTCGACCTCTTCCCGGCCCTGTGGAACCGCTTCGACGCCGACGAGGTCCTCTGGCGCTTCGACGCCATGACGGAGGTCCTCGGCCTGGACCGGGCCCGGGCCCGCGCCTGGACACTGGGCCGCGTGCTCCAGAACTCCCTGTGGCAGATCGAGGAGGGCGAGGCCCCGCTCGACGCACACCTGGAAATCGCCCGCCGCCTGCGGAAGCACCCCTGCTAG
- a CDS encoding GNAT family N-acetyltransferase, translated as MIRPATPADIPALHALIRELAEYEKALEEAKATEEQLHEALFGDRPAAYAHIAADDATGETVGCAVWFLNFSTWRGVHGIYLEDLYVRPTARGAGHGKALLTELARICVERGYQRLEWSVLNWNTPSIAFYDSLGARPQNEWTVYRLTDESLTKLGSDPRPTSV; from the coding sequence ATGATCCGACCCGCCACACCCGCCGACATCCCCGCCCTGCACGCCCTGATCCGGGAACTCGCGGAGTACGAGAAGGCACTGGAGGAGGCCAAGGCCACCGAGGAGCAGCTCCATGAGGCCCTCTTCGGCGACCGCCCCGCCGCCTACGCCCACATCGCCGCCGACGACGCGACCGGCGAGACCGTCGGCTGCGCCGTCTGGTTCCTGAACTTCTCCACCTGGCGCGGGGTCCACGGCATCTACCTGGAGGACCTCTACGTCCGCCCCACCGCCCGCGGCGCCGGCCACGGCAAGGCCCTCCTCACCGAACTGGCCCGCATCTGCGTGGAACGCGGCTACCAGCGCCTGGAGTGGTCCGTCCTGAACTGGAACACCCCGTCCATCGCCTTCTACGACTCCCTCGGCGCCCGCCCCCAGAACGAGTGGACGGTATACCGCCTGACGGACGAGTCCCTGACGAAGCTCGGCTCCGACCCCCGGCCCACGTCGGTGTGA
- a CDS encoding pentapeptide repeat-containing protein has translation MARRATGQSGGPGRGAVKGARRPELRLPPLEPFRDGELEPDGDYDSLEFREEDLTGHDGGGARFMDCALRGCVLDETRLHHARILDSVLTGPRGVGTDLAEATLRDVELLDARLGGVQLHGSVLERVVIRGGKIDYLNMRKARLRDVVFESCVLVEPDFGGARLERVEFVDCVVKGVDLTEATLADVDLRGASELEIARGVDRLAGAVISSGQLLDLAPVLAAQLGVRVEG, from the coding sequence ATGGCGAGGAGAGCGACGGGGCAGAGCGGCGGGCCGGGCAGGGGCGCGGTGAAGGGGGCGAGACGGCCGGAGCTGCGGCTGCCCCCGCTGGAGCCGTTCCGGGACGGGGAGTTGGAGCCGGACGGCGACTACGACAGCCTGGAGTTCCGCGAGGAGGACCTCACCGGGCACGACGGCGGCGGGGCCCGCTTCATGGACTGTGCGCTGAGGGGCTGCGTCCTGGACGAGACGCGGCTCCATCACGCCCGGATCCTGGACTCGGTCCTCACCGGGCCCCGCGGTGTCGGCACCGACCTCGCCGAGGCGACCCTGCGCGATGTGGAGCTTCTCGACGCCCGGCTGGGCGGGGTGCAGCTGCACGGTTCCGTGCTGGAGCGGGTCGTGATCCGCGGCGGCAAGATCGACTACCTGAACATGCGCAAGGCCCGGCTCAGGGACGTCGTCTTCGAGAGCTGCGTCCTGGTCGAGCCGGACTTCGGGGGCGCCCGGCTGGAGCGGGTGGAGTTCGTGGACTGCGTGGTGAAGGGGGTGGACCTCACCGAGGCGACGCTGGCGGACGTGGACCTGCGCGGGGCTTCGGAGCTGGAGATCGCGCGAGGCGTGGACCGGCTCGCCGGGGCCGTGATCAGCTCCGGCCAACTACTGGATCTGGCACCGGTGCTGGCGGCCCAGCTGGGGGTCCGGGTGGAGGGCTGA
- a CDS encoding FAD-dependent oxidoreductase, which yields MHRITVVGGGFAGLTAAITAAEAGAKVTVYEAHHTLGGRARTAEGPYRTNEGPHALYSGGPHWAWLKQRDLIGPLAPIPPLEAARLRLRHRGVLRRTPPFAMLKLLRPALPQAPVDVDFLTWATGIAGEEGARAAAHYSAVALFHHDPGALSAAFVQERLRRATKLPPEAHYPKGGWANLIDRMAARAWNLGVRMETLSRIDSLDRLTTDTPVVVATSLDAARRLLRDDSLTWTSGRTALIDLAVRTRRGDAFVVSDLDGTGWLERFTAQDRSLAPAGEQLIQGQIPIAPHESRADGIARAEQLLDLGFPGWRERVTWRREALANGRTGAVDLPGTSWRDRPAVDRGDGVYLAGDQVAAPGVLSEVSFNSALTAVSLALGRHALDLKRA from the coding sequence ATGCACCGCATCACCGTCGTCGGCGGCGGCTTCGCCGGACTCACCGCGGCCATCACCGCCGCCGAGGCGGGCGCCAAGGTCACCGTGTACGAGGCCCATCACACCCTCGGCGGGCGGGCGCGGACCGCCGAGGGGCCGTACCGGACGAACGAGGGACCGCACGCGCTGTACAGCGGCGGCCCGCACTGGGCCTGGCTCAAGCAGCGGGACCTCATCGGCCCGCTCGCGCCGATCCCGCCCCTGGAGGCCGCCCGGCTCAGACTGCGGCACCGTGGCGTCCTGCGCCGCACCCCGCCGTTCGCCATGCTGAAGCTGCTGCGGCCGGCCCTGCCGCAGGCGCCCGTCGACGTCGACTTCCTGACGTGGGCGACCGGCATCGCCGGCGAGGAGGGCGCCCGTGCCGCCGCCCACTACTCCGCCGTCGCGCTGTTCCACCACGACCCCGGCGCCCTGTCCGCAGCGTTCGTGCAGGAGCGGCTGCGCCGGGCCACCAAGCTGCCGCCGGAGGCGCACTATCCGAAGGGCGGCTGGGCGAACCTCATCGACCGGATGGCGGCCCGGGCCTGGAACCTCGGGGTGCGGATGGAGACCCTGTCCCGGATCGACAGCCTCGACCGGCTCACGACCGACACGCCCGTCGTCGTCGCCACCTCCCTCGACGCCGCCCGCCGGCTCCTCCGCGACGACTCGCTGACCTGGACGAGCGGCCGTACGGCATTGATCGACCTCGCCGTGCGCACCCGCCGCGGGGACGCGTTCGTCGTCTCCGACCTCGACGGGACCGGGTGGCTGGAGCGGTTCACCGCGCAGGACCGCTCGCTGGCCCCGGCCGGCGAGCAGCTGATCCAGGGTCAGATCCCGATCGCCCCGCACGAGTCCCGGGCCGACGGCATCGCCCGTGCCGAGCAGCTCCTCGACCTCGGCTTCCCCGGCTGGCGCGAGCGCGTCACCTGGCGGCGCGAGGCCCTGGCGAACGGCCGCACCGGCGCCGTCGACCTGCCCGGCACCAGCTGGCGGGACCGCCCGGCCGTGGACCGCGGCGACGGCGTCTACCTGGCGGGCGATCAGGTCGCGGCCCCCGGCGTGCTGTCCGAGGTGTCCTTCAACAGCGCGCTGACGGCCGTGTCCCTGGCACTCGGCCGGCACGCCCTTGACCTCAAGCGAGCTTGA